Proteins from a genomic interval of Zingiber officinale cultivar Zhangliang chromosome 2A, Zo_v1.1, whole genome shotgun sequence:
- the LOC122043461 gene encoding uncharacterized protein LOC122043461 isoform X1 → MTMKSKIRPPSFSPRRFPNVSAAFCSGYYAKKQQQVAPIPYSSITSKASEIPNSRSSNLMKLGNPNSVVIIPDSSEVSEITNSPSSNLMELGNPSSVAPVPDSSTTSEALEVPKSPDPNLMEFGNPSSVHLADGLIIQAAAQSPKNGANFDCLVSRELNQNPCLKSIPNHGKLYEFVAMKYHTSTSDIVSCNSYSTESSYDSSMSSESFDVQRELQEMREEHGEEMSTVGE, encoded by the exons ATGACGATgaaatccaagattcgtcccccATCCTTTTCTCCCCGCAGGTTTCCCAATGTCTCAGCCGCTTTTTGCTCTGGTTATTACGCGAAGAAGCAACAACAG GTTGCCCCCATACCTTATTCATCCATAACATCAAAAGCATCGGAAATACCTAACTCTCGCAGTTCAAACTTGATGAAATTAGGGAATCCTAACTCT GTTGTCATCATACCTGATTCATCAGAAGTGTCGGAAATAACCAATTCTCCTAGTTCAAACTTGATGGAATTAGGGAATCCTAGCTCC GTTGCCCCTGTACCTGATTCTTCCACAACATCAGAAGCATTAGAAGTACCCAAGTCGCCCGACCCAAACTTGATGGAATTTGGAAATCCTAGCTCTGTTCATTTGGCAGATGGACTTATCATTCAG GCTGCTGCTCAATCTCCGAAGAATGGAGCCAACTTTGATTGTCTCGTATCAAGAGAG CTTAACCAAAATCCATGCTTGAAGTCGATCCCAAATCATGGCAAATTATATGAATTTGTGGCTATGAAGTATCATACAAGTACCAGTGATATTGTTTCATGCAATTCATACTCCACTGAGTCCAGTTATGACAGTTCCATGTCCTCCGAATCCTTCGATGTGCAGAGGGAATTGCAGGAAATGAGGGAAGAACATGGAGAAGAAATGTCTACAGTAGGAGAATGA
- the LOC122043461 gene encoding uncharacterized protein LOC122043461 isoform X2 — protein sequence MTMKSKIRPPSFSPRRFPNVSAAFCSGYYAKKQQQVAPIPYSSITSKASEIPNSRSSNLMKLGNPNSVVIIPDSSEVSEITNSPSSNLMELGNPSSVAPVPDSSTTSEALEVPKSPDPNLMEFGNPSSVHLADGLIIQLNQNPCLKSIPNHGKLYEFVAMKYHTSTSDIVSCNSYSTESSYDSSMSSESFDVQRELQEMREEHGEEMSTVGE from the exons ATGACGATgaaatccaagattcgtcccccATCCTTTTCTCCCCGCAGGTTTCCCAATGTCTCAGCCGCTTTTTGCTCTGGTTATTACGCGAAGAAGCAACAACAG GTTGCCCCCATACCTTATTCATCCATAACATCAAAAGCATCGGAAATACCTAACTCTCGCAGTTCAAACTTGATGAAATTAGGGAATCCTAACTCT GTTGTCATCATACCTGATTCATCAGAAGTGTCGGAAATAACCAATTCTCCTAGTTCAAACTTGATGGAATTAGGGAATCCTAGCTCC GTTGCCCCTGTACCTGATTCTTCCACAACATCAGAAGCATTAGAAGTACCCAAGTCGCCCGACCCAAACTTGATGGAATTTGGAAATCCTAGCTCTGTTCATTTGGCAGATGGACTTATCATTCAG CTTAACCAAAATCCATGCTTGAAGTCGATCCCAAATCATGGCAAATTATATGAATTTGTGGCTATGAAGTATCATACAAGTACCAGTGATATTGTTTCATGCAATTCATACTCCACTGAGTCCAGTTATGACAGTTCCATGTCCTCCGAATCCTTCGATGTGCAGAGGGAATTGCAGGAAATGAGGGAAGAACATGGAGAAGAAATGTCTACAGTAGGAGAATGA
- the LOC122043461 gene encoding uncharacterized protein LOC122043461 isoform X3: MTMKSKIRPPSFSPRRFPNVSAAFCSGYYAKKQQQVVIIPDSSEVSEITNSPSSNLMELGNPSSVAPVPDSSTTSEALEVPKSPDPNLMEFGNPSSVHLADGLIIQAAAQSPKNGANFDCLVSRELNQNPCLKSIPNHGKLYEFVAMKYHTSTSDIVSCNSYSTESSYDSSMSSESFDVQRELQEMREEHGEEMSTVGE; encoded by the exons ATGACGATgaaatccaagattcgtcccccATCCTTTTCTCCCCGCAGGTTTCCCAATGTCTCAGCCGCTTTTTGCTCTGGTTATTACGCGAAGAAGCAACAACAG GTTGTCATCATACCTGATTCATCAGAAGTGTCGGAAATAACCAATTCTCCTAGTTCAAACTTGATGGAATTAGGGAATCCTAGCTCC GTTGCCCCTGTACCTGATTCTTCCACAACATCAGAAGCATTAGAAGTACCCAAGTCGCCCGACCCAAACTTGATGGAATTTGGAAATCCTAGCTCTGTTCATTTGGCAGATGGACTTATCATTCAG GCTGCTGCTCAATCTCCGAAGAATGGAGCCAACTTTGATTGTCTCGTATCAAGAGAG CTTAACCAAAATCCATGCTTGAAGTCGATCCCAAATCATGGCAAATTATATGAATTTGTGGCTATGAAGTATCATACAAGTACCAGTGATATTGTTTCATGCAATTCATACTCCACTGAGTCCAGTTATGACAGTTCCATGTCCTCCGAATCCTTCGATGTGCAGAGGGAATTGCAGGAAATGAGGGAAGAACATGGAGAAGAAATGTCTACAGTAGGAGAATGA